A genomic window from Lycium barbarum isolate Lr01 chromosome 4, ASM1917538v2, whole genome shotgun sequence includes:
- the LOC132636863 gene encoding probable acyl-[acyl-carrier-protein]--UDP-N-acetylglucosamine O-acyltransferase, mitochondrial isoform X5 translates to MTGAVIGDDLPGHTVIGRNNIFGHHAVIGVKCQDMKYKFGNECFLEIGDNNEIREHVSIHRSSSPSDKTVIGHNNLIMGSCHIAHDCKVGNNNILANNTLLAGHVVVEDYAHTAGGIVVHQFCRIGSFSFIGGGSVVSQDVPKYIIVSGERAELRGLNLEGLRRRGFSATEIKSLRAAYRKIFMPTDTNSGNIEDRLAQVEQHKELGLFPAVCSMVLSIRDSFAQHRRGICKFRSWSGS, encoded by the exons ATGAC TGGTGCTGTAATTGGAGATGATCTTCCTGGTCATACAGTCATTGGGAGAAACAATATTTTTGGGCATCATGCTGTAATTGGTGTTAAGTGCCAGGACATGAAATATAAG TTTGGGAATGAGTGTTTTCTCGAGATCGGTGACAACAATGAAATCAGGGAACATGTATCCATCCATCGATCTTCAAGTCCAAGTGATAAAACC GTTATTGGTCATAATAATCTTATTATGGGCTCTTGCCATATAGCTCATGACTGCAAAGTGGGCAACAACAATATTTTGGCAAACAATACACTTCTTGCAGGTCATGTTGTGGTGGAG GACTACGCTCACACTGCAGGAGGTATTGTAGTTCATCAATTTTGCCGTATTGGTTCTTTTTCTTTCATTGGTGGTGGTTCAGTG GTTTCTCAAGACGTTCCAAAGTACATAATTGTCTCTGGCGAAAGAGCTGAGCTTCGTGGGTTGAATCTTGAAGGCTTAAGACGACGTGGATTCTCTGCTACAGAg ATTAAGAGCCTGAGAGCAGCTTATAGAAAGATATTTATGCCCACTGATACAAATTCTGGGAATATTGAAGATCGACTAGCTCAAGTG GAGCAGCACAAAGAGCTGGGTCTATTTCCAGCTGTTTGTTCCATGGTACTGTCAATACGTGATTCTTTTGCCCAACATCGCCGTGGAATTTGCAAATTTAGAAGCTGGAGTGGGTCTTAG
- the LOC132636863 gene encoding probable acyl-[acyl-carrier-protein]--UDP-N-acetylglucosamine O-acyltransferase, mitochondrial isoform X2, producing the protein MSSLFYSRSHRPLSIALRKLTLSKFSSTVNYASVEEKPTDATDEKPRFIHPSSVVHPNAILGDGVAIGPFCTIGPFAKLGRACQLYPGSHIFGNTELGDNCTLMTGAVIGDDLPGHTVIGRNNIFGHHAVIGVKCQDMKYKFGNECFLEIGDNNEIREHVSIHRSSSPSDKTVIGHNNLIMGSCHIAHDCKVGNNNILANNTLLAGHVVVEDYAHTAGGIVVHQFCRIGSFSFIGGGSVVSQDVPKYIIVSGERAELRGLNLEGLRRRGFSATEIKSLRAAYRKIFMPTDTNSGNIEDRLAQVHKELGLFPAVCSMVLSIRDSFAQHRRGICKFRSWSGS; encoded by the exons ATGTCTTCCCTTTTCTACTCTCGCAGTCACAGACCTCTCTCTATTGCTCTCAGAAAACTCACTCTCAGTAAATTTTCTTCCACAGTCAATT ATGCTTCAGTAGAAGAGAAACCAACTGATGCAACTGATGAAAAACCAAGATTCATTCACCCCTCTTCTGTTGTTCATCCTAATGCCATTTTGGGTGAT GGCGTTGCAATTGGTCCCTTCTGTACCATTGGGCCTTTCGCAAAGTTGGGAAGGGCTTGTCAACTGTACCCTGGAAGCCACATCTTTGGAAATACTGAACTGGGGGACAATTGCACACTAATGAC TGGTGCTGTAATTGGAGATGATCTTCCTGGTCATACAGTCATTGGGAGAAACAATATTTTTGGGCATCATGCTGTAATTGGTGTTAAGTGCCAGGACATGAAATATAAG TTTGGGAATGAGTGTTTTCTCGAGATCGGTGACAACAATGAAATCAGGGAACATGTATCCATCCATCGATCTTCAAGTCCAAGTGATAAAACC GTTATTGGTCATAATAATCTTATTATGGGCTCTTGCCATATAGCTCATGACTGCAAAGTGGGCAACAACAATATTTTGGCAAACAATACACTTCTTGCAGGTCATGTTGTGGTGGAG GACTACGCTCACACTGCAGGAGGTATTGTAGTTCATCAATTTTGCCGTATTGGTTCTTTTTCTTTCATTGGTGGTGGTTCAGTG GTTTCTCAAGACGTTCCAAAGTACATAATTGTCTCTGGCGAAAGAGCTGAGCTTCGTGGGTTGAATCTTGAAGGCTTAAGACGACGTGGATTCTCTGCTACAGAg ATTAAGAGCCTGAGAGCAGCTTATAGAAAGATATTTATGCCCACTGATACAAATTCTGGGAATATTGAAGATCGACTAGCTCAAGTG CACAAAGAGCTGGGTCTATTTCCAGCTGTTTGTTCCATGGTACTGTCAATACGTGATTCTTTTGCCCAACATCGCCGTGGAATTTGCAAATTTAGAAGCTGGAGTGGGTCTTAG
- the LOC132636863 gene encoding putative ribonuclease H protein At1g65750 isoform X3, which produces MKWWWRYGQETPNLWKEVVNAKYGKLDNWCTKKNTAPHGVGPWKYINNMKDDFFQEVSFRIGNGTSVKFWKDKWLLNIPLKDSHPRLFLIATEPDSTVASNRDGNIWDIRFRRNLQDWELGEIFDLFKSLERFPVNSQTPDSLKWGESSKGVFSVKASYNRMNTIDVLTDPWPWKLIWKTKLPTKIKCFTWTALKNATLTLDNFKKKKIHLVNRCYMCQKESESVNHLFLHCPVAADLWHMFTAILGISWTIPYCLKGAVESWSLWKMNETINKIWQMIPACIFWCLWIERNSRCFDGTSTPNCSLKSKCLVNLFSWSNLSPVNDVIPLLDFIGSLSVA; this is translated from the coding sequence ATGAAATGGTGGTGGAGGTATGGCCAGGAGACGCCTAACCTCTGGAAAGAAGTGGTCAACGCGAAGTATGGGAAACTTGACAACTGGTGCACCAAGAAAAATACAGCCCCTCATGGTGTTGGTCCCTGGAAGTACATTAATAATATGAAGGATGACTTCTTCCAGGAAGTGTCCTTTAGGATTGGAAATGGCACCTCTGTAAAGTTTTGGAAAGATAAGTGGTTGCTTAATATTCCCCTGAAAGACTCTCATCCTAGACTCTTCCTAATAGCAACAGAACCAGACTCCACAGTTGCAAGCAACAGGGATGGAAACATTTGGGATATCCGTTTTAGAAGAAATTTACAGGACTGGGAACTGGGCGAGATCTTTGACCTGTTTAAATCTTTGGAAAGGTTTCCAGTGAATTCACAAACACCAGATAGCCTGAAATGGGGAGAATCAAGCAAAGGGGTGTTCTCAGTGAAGGCGAGTTATAATAGGATGAACACTATCGATGTTTTGACTGATCCTTGGCCTTGGAAATTGATATGGAAGACAAAATTACCCACCAAAATCAAGTGTTTTACTTGGACAGCCCTCAAAAATGCCACACTAACTCTGGATaattttaaaaagaagaagatCCATTTGGTGAACAGATGCTATATGTGCCAAAAAGAATCGGAGTCAGTAAACCATCTTTTTTTGCACTGCCCTGTTGCAGCAGATCTCTGGCACATGTTTACAGCAATTCTTGGAATCAGTTGGACAATCCCATATTGCTtaaaaggagcagttgaaagttGGAGCTTATGGAAAATGAACGAAACCATCAACAAGATCTGGCAAATGATACCTGCATGTATTTTTTGGTGTTTATGGATAGAGAGGAACAGCAGATGTTTTGATGGGACTTCAACTCCTAACTGTTCTCTAAAATCAAAGTGCTTAGTTAACCTTTTTAGTTGGAGCAATCTATCCCCTGTGAATGATGTTATCCCCCTTTTAGATTTCATTGGCTCCCTCTCAGTGGCTTAG
- the LOC132636863 gene encoding probable acyl-[acyl-carrier-protein]--UDP-N-acetylglucosamine O-acyltransferase, mitochondrial isoform X1, which yields MSSLFYSRSHRPLSIALRKLTLSKFSSTVNYASVEEKPTDATDEKPRFIHPSSVVHPNAILGDGVAIGPFCTIGPFAKLGRACQLYPGSHIFGNTELGDNCTLMTGAVIGDDLPGHTVIGRNNIFGHHAVIGVKCQDMKYKFGNECFLEIGDNNEIREHVSIHRSSSPSDKTVIGHNNLIMGSCHIAHDCKVGNNNILANNTLLAGHVVVEDYAHTAGGIVVHQFCRIGSFSFIGGGSVVSQDVPKYIIVSGERAELRGLNLEGLRRRGFSATEIKSLRAAYRKIFMPTDTNSGNIEDRLAQVEQHKELGLFPAVCSMVLSIRDSFAQHRRGICKFRSWSGS from the exons ATGTCTTCCCTTTTCTACTCTCGCAGTCACAGACCTCTCTCTATTGCTCTCAGAAAACTCACTCTCAGTAAATTTTCTTCCACAGTCAATT ATGCTTCAGTAGAAGAGAAACCAACTGATGCAACTGATGAAAAACCAAGATTCATTCACCCCTCTTCTGTTGTTCATCCTAATGCCATTTTGGGTGAT GGCGTTGCAATTGGTCCCTTCTGTACCATTGGGCCTTTCGCAAAGTTGGGAAGGGCTTGTCAACTGTACCCTGGAAGCCACATCTTTGGAAATACTGAACTGGGGGACAATTGCACACTAATGAC TGGTGCTGTAATTGGAGATGATCTTCCTGGTCATACAGTCATTGGGAGAAACAATATTTTTGGGCATCATGCTGTAATTGGTGTTAAGTGCCAGGACATGAAATATAAG TTTGGGAATGAGTGTTTTCTCGAGATCGGTGACAACAATGAAATCAGGGAACATGTATCCATCCATCGATCTTCAAGTCCAAGTGATAAAACC GTTATTGGTCATAATAATCTTATTATGGGCTCTTGCCATATAGCTCATGACTGCAAAGTGGGCAACAACAATATTTTGGCAAACAATACACTTCTTGCAGGTCATGTTGTGGTGGAG GACTACGCTCACACTGCAGGAGGTATTGTAGTTCATCAATTTTGCCGTATTGGTTCTTTTTCTTTCATTGGTGGTGGTTCAGTG GTTTCTCAAGACGTTCCAAAGTACATAATTGTCTCTGGCGAAAGAGCTGAGCTTCGTGGGTTGAATCTTGAAGGCTTAAGACGACGTGGATTCTCTGCTACAGAg ATTAAGAGCCTGAGAGCAGCTTATAGAAAGATATTTATGCCCACTGATACAAATTCTGGGAATATTGAAGATCGACTAGCTCAAGTG GAGCAGCACAAAGAGCTGGGTCTATTTCCAGCTGTTTGTTCCATGGTACTGTCAATACGTGATTCTTTTGCCCAACATCGCCGTGGAATTTGCAAATTTAGAAGCTGGAGTGGGTCTTAG
- the LOC132636863 gene encoding probable acyl-[acyl-carrier-protein]--UDP-N-acetylglucosamine O-acyltransferase, mitochondrial isoform X4, with amino-acid sequence MSSLFYSRSHRPLSIALRKLTLNASVEEKPTDATDEKPRFIHPSSVVHPNAILGDGVAIGPFCTIGPFAKLGRACQLYPGSHIFGNTELGDNCTLMTGAVIGDDLPGHTVIGRNNIFGHHAVIGVKCQDMKYKFGNECFLEIGDNNEIREHVSIHRSSSPSDKTVIGHNNLIMGSCHIAHDCKVGNNNILANNTLLAGHVVVEDYAHTAGGIVVHQFCRIGSFSFIGGGSVVSQDVPKYIIVSGERAELRGLNLEGLRRRGFSATEIKSLRAAYRKIFMPTDTNSGNIEDRLAQVEQHKELGLFPAVCSMVLSIRDSFAQHRRGICKFRSWSGS; translated from the exons ATGTCTTCCCTTTTCTACTCTCGCAGTCACAGACCTCTCTCTATTGCTCTCAGAAAACTCACTCTCA ATGCTTCAGTAGAAGAGAAACCAACTGATGCAACTGATGAAAAACCAAGATTCATTCACCCCTCTTCTGTTGTTCATCCTAATGCCATTTTGGGTGAT GGCGTTGCAATTGGTCCCTTCTGTACCATTGGGCCTTTCGCAAAGTTGGGAAGGGCTTGTCAACTGTACCCTGGAAGCCACATCTTTGGAAATACTGAACTGGGGGACAATTGCACACTAATGAC TGGTGCTGTAATTGGAGATGATCTTCCTGGTCATACAGTCATTGGGAGAAACAATATTTTTGGGCATCATGCTGTAATTGGTGTTAAGTGCCAGGACATGAAATATAAG TTTGGGAATGAGTGTTTTCTCGAGATCGGTGACAACAATGAAATCAGGGAACATGTATCCATCCATCGATCTTCAAGTCCAAGTGATAAAACC GTTATTGGTCATAATAATCTTATTATGGGCTCTTGCCATATAGCTCATGACTGCAAAGTGGGCAACAACAATATTTTGGCAAACAATACACTTCTTGCAGGTCATGTTGTGGTGGAG GACTACGCTCACACTGCAGGAGGTATTGTAGTTCATCAATTTTGCCGTATTGGTTCTTTTTCTTTCATTGGTGGTGGTTCAGTG GTTTCTCAAGACGTTCCAAAGTACATAATTGTCTCTGGCGAAAGAGCTGAGCTTCGTGGGTTGAATCTTGAAGGCTTAAGACGACGTGGATTCTCTGCTACAGAg ATTAAGAGCCTGAGAGCAGCTTATAGAAAGATATTTATGCCCACTGATACAAATTCTGGGAATATTGAAGATCGACTAGCTCAAGTG GAGCAGCACAAAGAGCTGGGTCTATTTCCAGCTGTTTGTTCCATGGTACTGTCAATACGTGATTCTTTTGCCCAACATCGCCGTGGAATTTGCAAATTTAGAAGCTGGAGTGGGTCTTAG
- the LOC132636865 gene encoding transcription factor MYBS3-like yields the protein MGRKCSHCGYNGHNSRTCSTLKCASAGNFIGGLRLFGVQLDISHSTSNSSSIHNLKKSFSFDCLALTNSHSSSPSPSLNESCEKSTNSINNDYLSDGTLIGCVGERKKGVPWTEEEHRRFLVGLEKLGKGDWRGISRNFVTTRTPTQVASHAQKYFLRQSSLNKKKRRSSLFDMARSNNKHADFAPNCQEACQAITRLSSLDLNSLGEESENSQQLEEIYSVPLWSYGSHNSHHNKVPNKSISSNGALDLELSLSAPRNNIVDKNKSSSTDVNFMNIGPITVT from the exons ATGGGGAGAAAATGTTCACATTGTGGTTACAATGGTCACAATTCAAGAACTTGTAGCACTTTGAAATGTGCTAGTGCTGGTAATTTTATTGGTGGATTGAGGCTTTTTGGAGTGCAACTTGATATCTCCCATTCTACATCTAATTCTTCTTCTATTCATAATTTGAAGAAAAGTTTTAGTTTTGATTGTTTGGCTTTAACAAATAGCCACTCATCATCTCCTTCTCCATCTCTTAATGAAAGCTGTGAAAAAAGTACtaattccattaataatgattATCTGTCTGATGGTACTCTCATAGGTTGTGTTggtgaaagaaagaaag GAGTTCCATGGACAGAAGAGGAACACAGAAGATTCTTAGTTGGACTTGAAAAGTTAGGTAAAGGAGACTGGAGAGGAATTTCAAGAAACTTTGTGACAACAAGGACTCCAACTCAAGTTGCAAGTCATGCTCAAAAATATTTCTTAAGACAATCAAGTCTCAACAAAAAGAAAAGACGTTCAAGCCTATTTGACATG GCAAGGAGCAACAACAAACATGCAGATTTTGCTCCTAATTGTCAAGAAGCTTGTCAAGCTATTACCAGACTATCTTCACTGGACCTAAATTCATTGGGAGAAGAGAGTGAAAATTCTCAACAACTTGAAGAGATTTATTCAGTTCCTCTTTGGAGTTATGGATCACACAATTCTCATCACAATAAAGTGCCAAATAAGTCCATTTCTTCAAATGGAGCTCTTGATTTGGAGCTTAGTCTCTCAGCTCCAAGAAATAATATTGTGGATAAAAACAAGTCATCATCCACAGATGTTAACTTCATGAATATTGGGCCAATTACAGTTACCTAA